A stretch of the Ptychodera flava strain L36383 chromosome 18, AS_Pfla_20210202, whole genome shotgun sequence genome encodes the following:
- the LOC139117728 gene encoding LOW QUALITY PROTEIN: isocitrate dehydrogenase [NADP], mitochondrial-like (The sequence of the model RefSeq protein was modified relative to this genomic sequence to represent the inferred CDS: inserted 2 bases in 2 codons) translates to MWKSPNGTIRNILGGTVFREPIICKTIPRLVPGWKDAIIIGRHAFGDQYRATDFVMNKPGKFEMSFTPADGSESQKYEIFNFSHGGGCGMGMYNTDESITGFAHSCFQYAIQKKWPLYMSTKNTILKAYDGRFKDIFEDIFQKNYKQDFDNLGIWYEHRLIDDMVAQVLKSSGGFVWACKNYDGDVQSDIVAQGYGSLGLMTSVLVCPDGKTVEAEAAHGTVTRHYREHQKGNPTSTNPIASIFAWTRGLEHRARLDNNPDLEKFCQLXEQVCIDTVDAGMMXKDLAGCIHGLQK, encoded by the exons ATGTGGAAGTCTCCGAATGGAACAATCCGTAACATCCTTGGTGGCACAGTTTTCCGTGAGCCAATCATCTGTAAAACCATTCCACGTCTGGTTCCTGGATGGAAGGATGCCATCATCATTGGACGTCATGCCTTTGGTGACCAG TACAGAGCAACAGACTTTGTGATGAACAAGCCgggtaaatttgaaatgtcaTTCACACCAGCTGATGGAAGCGAATCTCAGAAATATGAGATATTCAACTTTAGTCATGGTGGTGGATGTGGTATGGGCATGTACAATACTGATGAG TCAATTACAGGTTTTGCACACAGTTGTTTCCAATATGCAATTCAGAAGAAGTGGCCTCTTTACATGAGTACCAAAAATACCATCCTTAAGGCGTACGATGGAAGgtttaaagatatttttgaagacattttccaAAA GAATTACAAGCAGGACTTTGATAACCTCGGTATCTGGTATGAACATCGTTTGATTGATGACATGGTAGCACAAGTCTTGAAATCATCCGGTGGATTTGTCTGGGCTTGCAAGAACTACGATGGTGACGTTCAGTCAGACATTGTTGCACAAG GTTATGGATCACTGGGTCTTATGACCAGTGTACTTGTATGTCCAGATGGCAAGACAGTTGAAGCAGAGGCTGCGCATGGAACAGTTACAAGGCATTACAGAGAACATCAA AAGGGTAACCCTACCAGCACCAATCCCATTGCCAGTATCTTTGCCTGGACACGAGGTCTGGAACACCGTGCACGGTTGGATAACAACCCTGACCTGGAGAAATTCTGCCAGT TGGAGCAAGTGTGTATAGATACTGTGGACGCTGGTATGA ACAAAGATCTGGCTGGCTGCATCCATGGACTTCAGAAGTGA